From the genome of Bacteroidales bacterium WCE2008, one region includes:
- a CDS encoding MraZ protein, which translates to MSRVSFLGDYTAKVDDKGRVVFPVQHKCRMPEGADMTFVLHKSIYSPCLEMFTLEEWERQTEAVKAKLDFFNEQHAEFWDAYLQGSAFVTPDPKLGRILIPKDLQEEASLTKEVVFAGRDFKIEIWDKDKFESTRMSKDRYKEIARGLSQTR; encoded by the coding sequence ATGAGTCGAGTGTCTTTTTTAGGAGATTATACCGCGAAGGTAGACGACAAGGGCAGGGTTGTATTCCCTGTCCAGCATAAATGTCGTATGCCTGAAGGAGCGGACATGACGTTCGTTCTCCACAAAAGCATCTACTCCCCTTGTCTGGAAATGTTCACCCTCGAAGAGTGGGAACGCCAGACCGAAGCCGTCAAGGCGAAACTCGATTTCTTTAATGAACAGCACGCTGAATTCTGGGATGCTTACCTTCAGGGCAGCGCGTTTGTAACCCCGGACCCGAAGCTCGGAAGAATACTCATCCCTAAGGATTTGCAGGAAGAAGCAAGTTTAACCAAAGAGGTGGTGTTCGCCGGCAGAGACTTCAAGATCGAGATCTGGGACAAGGACAAATTCGAGTCCACAAGAATGTCTAAAGACCGATACAAAGAAATTGCCAGAGGACTGTCTCAAACGAGATAG
- a CDS encoding Sporulation related domain-containing protein, which translates to MKKILFTIISVLICAAVYGQNQEGYVAVDSLVFRQASAVDSSLVGKSIFNVLDKAGGEVRIHQSQAIAEGLRNHIARNSRKSMSGYRVRIYFDNQQNARGASESAQRIFLSRYPGIAAYRSYQNPFFKVTVGDFRTKSEAMELLQRIKRDFPTAFVVKENINYPVVDKEHSYVVDTVKVFRPKR; encoded by the coding sequence ATGAAGAAGATTCTATTTACGATAATATCTGTTCTTATCTGCGCAGCCGTCTACGGCCAGAATCAGGAAGGTTATGTAGCCGTCGACTCGCTGGTGTTCAGGCAGGCTTCCGCCGTGGATTCTTCCCTCGTCGGAAAATCTATATTCAACGTACTCGACAAGGCCGGCGGCGAAGTCCGTATCCACCAGTCCCAGGCTATAGCCGAAGGGCTGCGGAACCATATTGCCCGCAACTCCCGCAAGAGCATGAGCGGCTACAGAGTCAGAATCTATTTCGACAATCAGCAGAATGCCAGAGGCGCTTCCGAAAGCGCGCAGAGGATATTCCTTTCGCGTTATCCGGGAATCGCCGCATACCGCAGCTACCAGAATCCTTTCTTCAAGGTTACCGTCGGCGATTTCAGGACCAAGTCCGAAGCGATGGAGCTTCTCCAGCGTATAAAAAGAGACTTCCCTACCGCCTTCGTAGTCAAGGAAAATATCAACTATCCTGTAGTCGACAAGGAGCACTCCTATGTCGTAGATACGGTTAAAGTATTCAGACCGAAAAGATAG
- a CDS encoding 16S rRNA (cytosine1402-N4)-methyltransferase → MSEYHNPVLLDESVSALIQNPSGTYIDATFGGGGHTAEILSRLSESGKVIAFDRDMDAIGNRLDDKRLVLVHNNFRFVENYVRFEAWKNGGAAEADGILADLGVSSHQFDTADRGFSFRFDGPLDMRMNTEGGMTAAELVNTMAQEDLERIFRLYGEVDNARRIAQLITTARATAPIATTGDLDKAIAPALPKFAEHKYLAKVYQALRIEVNQEMRSLEKFLYGASAALKKGGRLVVITYHSLEDRMVKNFIRSGNIDGEEHKDIYGRSEAPLKAVNRKPILPSESEIAGNTRARSAKLRIAEKV, encoded by the coding sequence ATGTCAGAATATCATAATCCGGTACTGTTAGACGAAAGCGTTTCTGCGCTTATCCAGAACCCTTCAGGAACTTACATCGATGCCACATTCGGAGGCGGTGGTCACACCGCCGAGATTCTTTCACGCTTATCCGAGAGCGGCAAGGTCATCGCCTTCGATCGTGACATGGACGCAATAGGCAACAGACTCGACGACAAACGTCTTGTCCTTGTCCACAACAACTTCCGCTTCGTGGAAAACTATGTACGCTTCGAAGCATGGAAGAACGGCGGCGCGGCCGAGGCCGACGGAATACTCGCGGACCTCGGAGTCTCTTCGCACCAGTTCGACACGGCCGACAGAGGCTTCTCGTTCCGTTTCGACGGTCCTCTCGACATGAGGATGAACACCGAAGGCGGGATGACCGCTGCCGAACTTGTCAACACCATGGCCCAGGAAGACCTCGAAAGAATCTTCCGTCTCTATGGAGAAGTGGACAACGCCCGGAGGATAGCCCAGCTGATAACTACGGCCAGAGCGACTGCCCCGATCGCCACGACAGGCGATCTCGACAAGGCGATAGCCCCGGCCCTGCCGAAGTTCGCGGAGCACAAATACCTCGCAAAGGTATATCAGGCCCTGCGCATCGAAGTCAACCAGGAAATGCGTTCTCTCGAAAAGTTCCTCTACGGAGCTTCCGCAGCGCTTAAGAAAGGTGGAAGGCTGGTGGTCATAACCTACCACTCCCTCGAAGACCGCATGGTCAAGAACTTCATCCGCAGCGGGAACATCGACGGAGAAGAGCACAAAGACATCTACGGCAGGTCAGAAGCCCCTCTGAAAGCAGTGAACCGCAAGCCGATACTGCCTTCGGAGAGCGAGATCGCCGGAAACACAAGAGCAAGGAGCGCCAAGCTCAGGATCGCAGAAAAAGTATGA
- a CDS encoding cell division protein FtsI (penicillin-binding protein 3): MDENSKDKHPDRIRRTLYLVYLCYLLAAIVIVGRIVQIQLFYSPDESIAEYFHPRNIKETLKPTRGAILSCDGRLLAMSTPMYQVGIDATVRKDEFQNKKDPAKRRELEENWRAKARQLAAGLSEIYGDKSADEYYKLIIRNRENNRRYTPIGKPIDHDVLQKIKALPLFSEGANKGGIVINEMDTRQYPYGSLARRAIGYVKDNTRIGGTGTTNKGIEGNFDYYLHGEEGHKWMKRTDNNKYIQNYDSTFVAAVDGSDIRTTIDIDIQDIADKALRHQIEENVDIEGACAVILDVKTGAIRAMVNLMRDSTTNHLGETYNYAVQRPGEPGSVFKASTLMSLLEDKKVTLETTIPTNHGRLRNFPQDDYITRYEAREKSDKITILRGFELSSNYVFRKVAIDNYGSEPKTMMDKIYLYKLGEAFDFELDGLAAPTLPSPDSKWWSATDLGSVAIGYSVTETPLHIVTFYNAIANKGKMMKPYFVEDIERNGSVVEKRGPSVLNGSICSKATADTLARALRRVVVNGTGKNALEHARIEVAGKTGTARVVLDPKYTRKSRNPYQDEYGRKQYQATFVGFFPWDAPKYTCIVTAYTKLGHTLYGGSAPAFAFREIVDKIYSLKAENGEVISKKGVMPDMKSIPAPVADAGHVPDVRGLGVMDAVYELENAGYKVVWHGNGHVSRQDPASGTKYTEGNTVTLELK; encoded by the coding sequence ATGGACGAGAACAGTAAAGACAAACATCCTGACAGGATCCGAAGGACCCTGTATCTGGTCTATCTGTGCTATCTGCTCGCCGCTATAGTAATAGTCGGGAGGATAGTGCAGATCCAGCTGTTCTATTCCCCTGACGAGAGCATCGCCGAATACTTCCACCCGAGGAACATAAAGGAGACTCTCAAGCCTACCCGCGGAGCCATACTGTCCTGCGACGGACGGCTCCTCGCCATGTCGACTCCGATGTATCAGGTCGGAATCGACGCGACCGTCCGCAAAGACGAATTCCAGAACAAGAAGGACCCGGCAAAACGCAGGGAACTCGAAGAGAACTGGAGAGCAAAAGCCAGACAGCTCGCGGCCGGCCTGTCCGAGATCTATGGCGACAAGTCAGCCGACGAGTATTACAAACTCATAATACGCAACCGCGAGAACAACCGCCGATACACCCCGATCGGAAAGCCTATCGACCATGATGTCCTCCAGAAGATAAAGGCCCTGCCGCTGTTCAGCGAAGGAGCCAACAAGGGCGGAATCGTCATCAACGAGATGGATACGCGCCAGTACCCATACGGCAGCCTTGCCAGAAGGGCTATAGGCTACGTCAAAGACAACACCCGCATCGGAGGCACCGGTACGACCAACAAGGGTATCGAGGGCAACTTCGACTATTATCTCCACGGAGAGGAAGGCCATAAATGGATGAAACGTACCGACAACAACAAGTACATCCAGAACTATGACAGCACCTTCGTCGCCGCCGTGGACGGATCCGACATCAGGACGACGATCGACATCGATATTCAGGACATCGCCGACAAGGCCCTTCGCCACCAGATCGAAGAGAACGTCGATATCGAAGGGGCATGTGCCGTGATCCTCGACGTAAAGACGGGAGCCATCAGGGCCATGGTCAATCTCATGAGAGACAGCACTACCAACCATCTCGGAGAGACATACAACTACGCCGTCCAGCGTCCGGGAGAACCTGGGTCCGTCTTCAAGGCATCCACGCTAATGAGCCTTCTCGAGGACAAGAAAGTGACTCTCGAAACGACAATCCCGACGAATCACGGACGCCTGCGCAACTTCCCGCAGGACGACTATATAACCCGATATGAAGCGAGAGAAAAGAGCGACAAGATAACTATCCTCCGCGGATTCGAGCTGTCCTCCAACTATGTATTCAGAAAAGTGGCCATCGACAATTACGGCAGCGAGCCTAAGACGATGATGGACAAGATATATCTCTACAAGCTCGGCGAAGCTTTCGACTTCGAGCTCGACGGACTTGCCGCCCCTACCCTTCCGTCTCCTGACTCGAAATGGTGGAGCGCAACCGACCTGGGCTCGGTGGCAATCGGATACTCGGTCACCGAGACGCCGCTGCATATCGTGACGTTCTACAACGCGATCGCCAACAAAGGCAAGATGATGAAGCCTTACTTTGTAGAGGACATAGAGCGCAACGGTTCCGTGGTGGAGAAAAGAGGTCCGAGCGTTCTTAACGGCTCTATCTGCTCCAAGGCGACAGCGGACACTCTCGCCAGGGCACTGCGCAGAGTAGTCGTCAACGGTACCGGAAAGAACGCCCTGGAGCACGCCAGGATCGAGGTTGCAGGAAAGACGGGAACGGCCAGAGTCGTACTCGACCCTAAATATACCCGAAAAAGCAGGAACCCTTACCAGGACGAATATGGCAGGAAACAGTACCAGGCTACTTTCGTGGGATTCTTCCCTTGGGATGCCCCGAAATACACCTGCATAGTCACCGCCTATACAAAGCTTGGCCACACCCTCTACGGAGGTTCGGCCCCGGCATTCGCTTTCAGAGAAATCGTCGACAAGATTTACTCCCTGAAGGCCGAAAACGGAGAAGTGATATCCAAGAAAGGAGTGATGCCCGACATGAAGAGTATCCCTGCTCCGGTAGCCGATGCAGGTCATGTGCCTGACGTACGCGGACTCGGAGTCATGGACGCGGTTTACGAACTCGAGAATGCAGGATATAAGGTCGTATGGCACGGAAACGGCCACGTGAGCAGGCAGGATCCTGCATCCGGAACGAAATATACAGAAGGAAACACAGTAACACTGGAATTGAAATAA
- a CDS encoding DNA repair protein RadC, with protein sequence MSPDERPRERLIEKGAPALSNAELLAIIMRTGTGSRNVLEIANELLQSVEYSLVRLSAESIEFMMEIKGVGLEKASTIAAAFEIGRRFALEKARTDGQAITGAEMIYNMMIPILKGLDHEECWVIYLNRANYVIGKEKIGSGGMEAITFDNDAILLHALQKRARGIIMVHNHPSGNPRPGKADIEETETLRTALRKVRKNLVDHVIISDDKYFSFADSVVTPVPDVKKFLG encoded by the coding sequence ATGAGCCCGGACGAACGTCCGAGGGAAAGACTGATCGAAAAGGGAGCGCCGGCCCTGAGCAATGCCGAGCTGCTCGCAATCATTATGAGGACCGGGACCGGGTCCAGGAATGTGCTGGAGATTGCAAACGAATTGTTGCAGTCGGTGGAGTATTCTCTTGTACGGCTTTCTGCCGAGAGTATTGAATTCATGATGGAGATCAAGGGTGTCGGTCTCGAGAAGGCGTCGACGATAGCGGCGGCTTTCGAGATAGGCAGGAGGTTTGCGCTGGAGAAGGCGCGCACGGACGGACAGGCGATAACCGGAGCCGAGATGATCTATAACATGATGATCCCGATCCTGAAGGGGCTGGACCATGAGGAGTGCTGGGTGATCTACCTGAACCGGGCGAATTACGTGATCGGGAAGGAGAAGATCGGTTCCGGCGGAATGGAAGCGATTACCTTCGACAATGACGCGATCCTGCTGCATGCCCTGCAGAAGAGGGCCCGCGGTATCATCATGGTGCATAATCATCCTTCCGGCAATCCGCGACCGGGGAAGGCTGACATCGAGGAGACGGAGACTTTGCGGACCGCGCTGCGGAAAGTCCGGAAGAACCTGGTGGACCATGTAATAATCTCCGACGACAAATACTTCAGTTTTGCCGACAGCGTCGTCACTCCCGTTCCGGACGTCAAAAAATTCTTAGGATAA
- a CDS encoding pyruvate carboxylase subunit B produces the protein MAREIKFSLVYRDMWQSSGRYVPRVDQLVEVAPAIIDMGCFDRVETNGGAFEQVNLLFGENPNVAVRKWTAPFHKAGIQTHMLERGLNALRMNPVPADVRELMFKVKKKQGTDIARSFCGLNDHRNLKGSVEFAKKGGMISQVALSITNSPVHTVAYYMGIVDKVVEYGADEICLKDMAGIGRPTFLAELTKDIKTKYPHIKVQYHGHTGPGFSPASMLEVARAGADYLDVAVEPLSWGKIHPDVITIREMMKADGFLVKDLNMDAYMEVRRLTQKFIDDFLGYWINNSNHLMTSLLVGCGLPGGMMGSMMADLKGFQGAINAAQRAHGRPEMSLDTLMVKLFEEVEYVWPRLGYPPLVTPFSQYVKNTALMNLFNMVNDKPRWTTIDKDTWGMILGNMGKLPGELAPEIVALAKEKGLEFTTNNPQDNYPDELPKFRQMMKEEGWDEGEDEEELFEFAMHERQYRDYKSGIAKERFNQELEEMRKKAGAPIVVKRPVVEMPEFDIDKYVSEHPDAVPVQAPAKGQLLWQVDVADDSAAPVVGTKVEAGKGIGFVQTFYGMEELIPAVDGFVVAVTGKQGKNVVKGEIVAFIERKK, from the coding sequence ATGGCACGTGAAATAAAGTTTTCCCTCGTCTATAGAGACATGTGGCAGTCTTCAGGCAGGTATGTACCTAGAGTTGACCAGCTTGTGGAGGTTGCTCCGGCCATTATAGACATGGGCTGCTTCGACCGCGTCGAGACCAACGGCGGAGCATTCGAGCAGGTCAATCTGCTTTTTGGAGAGAATCCGAACGTTGCTGTCCGCAAATGGACCGCTCCTTTCCACAAGGCAGGTATCCAGACCCACATGCTCGAGAGAGGTCTCAATGCCCTCCGAATGAACCCGGTTCCTGCCGATGTCAGAGAGCTGATGTTCAAGGTAAAGAAAAAACAGGGCACAGATATCGCACGTTCCTTCTGCGGACTTAACGACCACAGGAACCTCAAAGGTTCCGTGGAATTCGCCAAGAAAGGCGGAATGATTTCCCAGGTGGCCCTTTCGATCACCAACTCCCCTGTGCACACTGTTGCATATTATATGGGAATCGTTGACAAGGTTGTCGAGTACGGTGCAGACGAGATCTGCCTCAAAGACATGGCCGGCATCGGCCGTCCGACCTTCCTCGCCGAACTTACAAAGGACATAAAGACGAAATATCCGCACATCAAGGTTCAGTACCACGGCCACACCGGTCCGGGCTTCTCCCCTGCTTCCATGCTGGAGGTCGCCAGAGCCGGCGCCGACTACCTCGACGTAGCAGTCGAGCCGCTTTCATGGGGTAAGATCCATCCGGACGTGATCACCATCCGCGAGATGATGAAGGCCGACGGCTTCCTCGTGAAGGATCTCAACATGGACGCCTACATGGAGGTCCGAAGACTTACCCAGAAATTCATAGACGACTTCCTCGGCTACTGGATCAACAACAGCAACCACCTCATGACTTCGCTCCTCGTGGGCTGCGGTCTTCCTGGCGGTATGATGGGGTCCATGATGGCCGACCTCAAGGGCTTCCAGGGCGCGATCAACGCCGCCCAGAGGGCTCATGGCCGTCCTGAGATGAGCCTCGACACCCTCATGGTCAAGCTCTTCGAAGAGGTAGAGTATGTATGGCCTCGTCTGGGTTATCCTCCGCTTGTCACTCCGTTCAGCCAGTATGTCAAGAATACGGCGCTGATGAACCTGTTCAACATGGTCAACGACAAGCCTCGCTGGACTACCATCGACAAGGATACCTGGGGCATGATCCTCGGAAACATGGGCAAGCTCCCTGGAGAGCTCGCTCCGGAGATTGTCGCTCTCGCCAAGGAGAAGGGCCTCGAATTCACCACCAACAATCCTCAGGACAACTATCCTGACGAGCTTCCTAAGTTCCGTCAGATGATGAAAGAGGAAGGCTGGGACGAAGGCGAGGACGAGGAAGAACTCTTCGAGTTCGCAATGCACGAGCGTCAGTACCGCGATTACAAGAGCGGTATCGCAAAGGAGCGTTTCAACCAGGAGCTGGAGGAAATGCGCAAGAAAGCCGGCGCTCCTATCGTCGTCAAGAGACCTGTGGTAGAGATGCCTGAGTTCGATATCGACAAATATGTCAGCGAGCATCCTGACGCTGTGCCTGTACAGGCTCCTGCAAAGGGTCAGCTTCTCTGGCAGGTAGATGTCGCTGACGATTCAGCCGCCCCTGTCGTCGGAACCAAGGTCGAGGCAGGAAAGGGCATCGGTTTCGTGCAGACTTTCTATGGAATGGAGGAACTCATCCCGGCAGTTGACGGATTCGTGGTTGCCGTGACCGGAAAGCAGGGCAAGAATGTCGTCAAAGGCGAGATCGTGGCTTTCATCGAGCGCAAGAAATAA
- a CDS encoding tRNA-2-methylthio-N6-dimethylallyladenosine synthase (manually curated), whose protein sequence is MKKLYIETYGCQMNVNDTEVIFSILGKEGYQRTEDINEADVIMANTCSIRDNAEQRIWGRIEQFAHHRKKRGAIVGIVGCMAERLKDSLLDSHKVDLVAGPDSYRTLPELLSRITPDNPQINVMLSHEETYGDITPVRIDKNGVSAFISIMRGCNNVCSYCVVPYTRGAERSRDPHTIVREACDLWSRGYKEVTLLGQNVDSYLWKGPDGESVNFAKLLSMVAEISPELRVRYSTSHPKDISDEVIETMAKYDNICKCIHLPVQSGSDAMLEKMRRRYNREWYLERVAKIRSVMPDCSITTDIIAGFCGETEQDHQDTLSIMKIVGYDYAYMFAYSERPGTLAAKNYPDDIPVEEKTRRLNEIIELQNTLSLESNKRDVGKVFKVLVEGPSKRNPDELCGRASNNKMCVFPDKNHKVGDYVDVKVLSCTSATLICSLV, encoded by the coding sequence ATGAAAAAATTATACATAGAAACTTACGGGTGTCAGATGAATGTCAATGACACTGAAGTCATATTCTCGATACTTGGAAAGGAAGGCTACCAGAGGACGGAGGACATAAACGAAGCAGATGTGATAATGGCAAACACCTGTTCGATAAGGGATAACGCCGAGCAGCGTATCTGGGGTCGCATAGAGCAGTTCGCCCACCACCGCAAGAAACGCGGCGCGATCGTCGGCATCGTAGGCTGCATGGCCGAAAGACTGAAGGACTCCCTTCTCGACAGCCATAAGGTCGATCTCGTGGCCGGTCCGGACTCATACAGGACGCTCCCGGAACTGCTTTCCCGCATTACCCCCGACAACCCGCAGATCAACGTCATGCTCTCCCACGAGGAGACTTACGGGGACATCACTCCGGTCCGTATCGACAAGAACGGAGTCTCGGCCTTCATTTCGATCATGAGGGGCTGCAATAATGTATGTTCATACTGCGTCGTTCCGTACACCAGAGGCGCAGAGAGGAGCCGCGACCCTCATACGATCGTCCGCGAAGCCTGCGACCTTTGGTCTCGCGGCTACAAGGAGGTCACCCTTCTCGGCCAGAATGTGGATTCATATCTCTGGAAGGGCCCGGACGGGGAGAGCGTGAATTTTGCGAAACTGCTGTCCATGGTCGCAGAGATCAGCCCCGAGCTGAGAGTCCGCTATTCGACTTCTCACCCGAAGGATATCAGCGACGAGGTCATCGAGACCATGGCGAAGTATGACAATATCTGCAAATGCATCCATCTTCCGGTCCAGTCCGGCAGCGATGCGATGCTCGAGAAGATGAGACGCCGCTACAACAGGGAATGGTACCTCGAGAGGGTGGCCAAGATCAGGAGCGTGATGCCTGACTGCTCGATCACTACCGACATCATCGCCGGATTCTGCGGCGAGACCGAGCAGGACCATCAGGATACCCTCAGCATAATGAAGATTGTCGGCTACGATTATGCCTATATGTTCGCATATTCGGAGCGTCCCGGCACCTTGGCCGCGAAGAATTATCCGGACGATATCCCGGTCGAAGAAAAGACCCGCAGGCTCAACGAAATAATCGAGCTCCAGAATACTCTCAGTCTCGAGAGCAACAAGAGGGATGTCGGCAAGGTCTTCAAGGTTCTTGTCGAGGGCCCGTCAAAAAGAAACCCTGACGAACTATGCGGCAGGGCTTCGAACAATAAAATGTGCGTCTTCCCTGACAAGAATCATAAAGTCGGGGATTATGTCGACGTCAAAGTGCTTTCCTGCACTTCGGCGACCTTGATCTGTTCTCTGGTCTAG
- a CDS encoding uracil phosphoribosyltransferase, which produces MKVINLGETNSVLNSFIAQMRDKQIQKDRMRFRTNLQRVGNIFAYEVSKTMNYSVKHVTTPLGTADVATYDNPVVVATILRAGLPLHQGILEYFDNAENAFVAAYRKYDKGDDFHIQIEYATAPNLSGKTLILADTMLATGASIEVTFNKLSEDGAPAHTHLICPIASVFAVEYLQKHMPADNVTLWTAAMDEELTSHSYIVPGLGDAGDLAFGEKL; this is translated from the coding sequence ATGAAAGTCATCAATCTAGGCGAGACCAATTCGGTACTCAACAGTTTCATCGCGCAGATGCGCGACAAGCAGATCCAGAAAGACAGAATGCGTTTCCGCACTAACCTCCAGAGGGTTGGAAACATCTTCGCTTACGAAGTCAGCAAGACTATGAATTACAGTGTCAAGCACGTAACCACTCCTCTCGGAACAGCAGATGTCGCAACCTACGACAATCCTGTAGTAGTAGCCACTATACTACGCGCAGGTCTTCCTCTCCACCAGGGAATCCTCGAATACTTCGATAATGCCGAAAATGCTTTCGTCGCCGCCTACAGAAAATATGACAAGGGAGATGACTTCCATATCCAGATAGAATACGCCACTGCACCGAACCTTTCGGGAAAGACACTGATTCTCGCCGATACGATGCTCGCCACAGGCGCCTCCATCGAGGTCACCTTCAACAAGCTCAGCGAAGACGGAGCTCCGGCCCATACGCATCTTATCTGCCCGATCGCCAGCGTATTTGCAGTCGAGTATCTGCAGAAGCACATGCCGGCAGACAACGTAACCCTCTGGACAGCAGCGATGGACGAGGAACTTACCAGCCACAGCTACATTGTCCCGGGTCTCGGTGACGCCGGAGATCTCGCTTTCGGAGAGAAACTCTAG
- a CDS encoding RNA polymerase, sigma 54 subunit, RpoN/SigL, whose amino-acid sequence MLKQELGLKQQQKLSPLQIQTIKLIELPVQELEQRIRKELEENPVLDDTPAQSDDSDDTPRDVSLSEINEDDQIPAYKLRVNNYGKDERPQYNTFSVKQSFTQSLMEQLGFRRLDERQHSIAAFIIGSLDEDGYLRRDIDSLVDDLAFRANIETDEKEVLDMLKIIQEFDPAGVGARDLRECLLIQLRGLKQSEDVVNATDILKNHFQDFSNRHFQRIMARLGLDEQQMKKAMARIVRLNPSPGGQVDDSYNDQAQQIVPDFLLDYDNGELHLSMPRFSIPEIRINRKYADLLMESANSSERQKKEAATFVKQKMDSAKWFVEALKQRHNTLQSTMQAILDYQQEYFRTGDEANLKPMVLKDIAEITGFDISTISRVVNSKYIETHFGIFPLKYFFSEGLENQEGEEVSTRELKKVLQECVDGEDKHKPLTDDQLVAEMNKRGYKVARRTIAKYRDQLGIAKARLRKEL is encoded by the coding sequence ATGCTCAAACAGGAACTCGGACTAAAACAACAGCAGAAACTTTCTCCCCTGCAGATCCAGACGATAAAACTTATCGAGCTGCCTGTGCAGGAGCTGGAGCAGCGTATCCGTAAGGAACTGGAAGAGAATCCGGTCCTCGACGACACGCCTGCACAGAGCGACGATTCCGACGATACGCCAAGAGACGTTTCCCTTTCCGAGATCAACGAAGACGACCAGATTCCGGCATACAAGCTTCGCGTCAACAACTACGGCAAAGACGAAAGGCCGCAGTACAATACATTCTCCGTCAAGCAGAGTTTCACCCAGAGCCTGATGGAGCAGCTCGGCTTCCGCCGTCTCGACGAGAGACAGCACTCGATCGCCGCCTTCATAATCGGCAGCCTCGACGAAGACGGCTACCTGCGCAGGGACATCGACAGTCTCGTCGACGACCTGGCGTTCAGGGCTAACATCGAGACCGACGAGAAAGAGGTCCTCGACATGCTCAAGATCATCCAGGAGTTCGATCCGGCCGGAGTCGGAGCCCGCGACCTGCGCGAATGTCTCCTCATCCAGCTCCGCGGCCTGAAGCAGAGCGAGGACGTCGTCAACGCGACGGACATCCTCAAGAATCACTTCCAGGATTTCTCCAACCGCCATTTCCAGAGGATCATGGCAAGGCTCGGCCTCGACGAGCAGCAGATGAAGAAGGCCATGGCCAGAATCGTCCGCCTCAACCCGTCCCCGGGCGGTCAGGTCGATGACTCATACAACGACCAGGCGCAGCAGATCGTCCCGGACTTCCTGCTTGACTACGACAACGGCGAACTGCATCTCTCGATGCCGAGATTCTCCATCCCGGAGATCAGGATCAACCGGAAATATGCCGACCTGCTCATGGAATCGGCAAATTCTTCCGAGCGCCAGAAGAAAGAGGCCGCCACATTCGTCAAGCAGAAGATGGATTCCGCAAAATGGTTCGTGGAGGCCCTGAAGCAGAGACATAACACCCTCCAGAGCACGATGCAGGCTATTCTCGACTACCAGCAGGAGTATTTCCGCACCGGCGACGAGGCCAATCTCAAGCCTATGGTGCTCAAGGACATCGCCGAGATTACCGGATTCGATATCTCGACCATCTCCCGCGTGGTCAACAGCAAATATATCGAGACCCATTTCGGAATCTTCCCTCTGAAGTATTTCTTCTCCGAAGGTCTCGAGAACCAGGAAGGCGAAGAGGTATCCACAAGGGAGCTGAAGAAAGTGCTCCAGGAGTGCGTGGACGGAGAGGACAAGCACAAGCCTCTCACCGACGACCAGCTTGTCGCCGAGATGAACAAGCGTGGTTACAAGGTCGCCCGAAGGACCATCGCCAAGTATCGCGACCAGCTCGGCATCGCCAAGGCAAGACTCCGCAAGGAGCTCTAG